In Corynebacterium afermentans subsp. afermentans, a genomic segment contains:
- a CDS encoding DUF2550 domain-containing protein, producing MIVFAAIAAIVLVVLAAAAAWRFAMVRNSGARAMMRELPAQGIHGWRHGVLRYDGERLLFFKLRSLTFHHDVELDRRGVEFEGFRDVTEGEREFMPEIGHVLRFSGPQGDFEFAADRHTEMGLVSWVEAAPDVRKERIDVHSLAQRAQRESAQRDANER from the coding sequence ATGATCGTCTTCGCAGCAATTGCAGCGATTGTCCTGGTCGTCCTCGCTGCGGCGGCCGCGTGGCGCTTCGCAATGGTGCGCAACTCCGGCGCACGCGCCATGATGCGTGAGCTTCCGGCGCAGGGCATCCACGGCTGGCGCCACGGGGTGCTGCGCTACGACGGGGAGCGGCTGCTGTTTTTCAAGCTCCGATCTCTGACGTTCCACCACGACGTGGAGCTGGATCGCCGCGGGGTGGAGTTCGAGGGCTTCAGGGACGTGACCGAGGGTGAACGGGAGTTCATGCCCGAGATCGGTCACGTTCTTCGTTTTTCCGGCCCGCAGGGTGACTTCGAATTCGCGGCAGACCGCCACACGGAGATGGGGCTGGTGTCGTGGGTGGAGGCGGCCCCGGATGTGCGCAAGGAGCGTATCGACGTGCATTCGCTGGCCCAACGCGCGCAGCGCGAGTCGGCGCAGCGCGATGCAAACGAGCGCTAG
- the nucS gene encoding endonuclease NucS encodes MRLVIARCSVDYVGRLDAHLPEAKRLILVKADGSVSIHADDRAYKPLNWMTPPCTTRVEQVVDVDGEDTGEELWIVENPKGEQLRITISEVLLDETKELGQDPGLVKDGVESHLQELLAEHITTLGDGVTLVRREYPTAIGPVDILARDPQGGTLAVEVKRRGGIDGVEQLSRYVELLNRDELLRPVRGVFAAQEIKPQARTLAGDRGFECVTLDYDELRGIESAELRLF; translated from the coding sequence ATGCGTCTTGTCATAGCCCGTTGCTCTGTGGATTACGTCGGCCGCTTGGATGCGCACCTGCCGGAGGCGAAGCGCCTGATCTTGGTCAAGGCGGACGGTTCGGTCTCCATCCACGCAGATGACCGCGCCTACAAGCCGTTGAACTGGATGACGCCGCCGTGCACCACCCGTGTGGAGCAGGTGGTGGACGTCGATGGCGAGGACACCGGCGAAGAGCTGTGGATCGTGGAGAACCCGAAGGGCGAGCAGCTGCGCATCACAATTTCTGAGGTGCTGTTGGACGAGACGAAGGAGCTTGGGCAGGATCCTGGCCTGGTCAAGGACGGCGTGGAGTCGCACCTGCAGGAGCTTCTAGCGGAGCACATCACCACGCTCGGAGACGGCGTCACCCTGGTGCGCCGCGAGTACCCGACTGCGATCGGCCCGGTGGACATCCTGGCGCGTGACCCGCAAGGAGGCACGCTTGCGGTGGAGGTGAAGCGCCGCGGCGGCATCGACGGCGTGGAGCAGCTCAGCCGCTACGTGGAGCTGCTCAACCGCGACGAGCTGCTGCGCCCGGTGCGCGGCGTGTTCGCGGCGCAGGAGATCAAGCCGCAGGCGCGCACACTCGCGGGCGACCGCGGCTTCGAGTGCGTGACTCTGGACTACGACGAGCTGCGCGGCATCGAGTCCGCGGAGCTGCGCCTGTTCTGA
- a CDS encoding MTH1187 family thiamine-binding protein encodes MIAAFSVAPTMTENSNAEMSDVVARAVKVVRESGLPHETTAMFTTVEGEWDEVMDVIKRATQAVEEVSPRVSLVVKADIRPGYENMLQQKVESLNKHLEA; translated from the coding sequence ATGATTGCAGCGTTTTCTGTGGCACCGACCATGACCGAAAATTCCAACGCGGAGATGTCCGACGTTGTCGCTAGGGCGGTGAAGGTGGTCCGCGAGTCGGGCCTGCCGCATGAGACCACGGCGATGTTCACCACCGTCGAGGGGGAGTGGGACGAGGTCATGGACGTGATTAAGCGGGCGACGCAGGCGGTGGAGGAGGTCTCCCCGCGCGTGTCGCTGGTGGTCAAGGCGGATATCCGCCCCGGCTACGAAAACATGCTGCAGCAGAAAGTCGAATCCTTAAACAAGCACTTGGAGGCGTAA
- a CDS encoding tetratricopeptide repeat protein, producing the protein MTNPQFTGGAIDLGALAERNDEAQAGFEPFITVTEANVEKGVFERSMQIPVVLLIGTPRSPDSESLKAQFEKLSAGQRAFMVGYVDADATPQVAQAMGVRVLPTVVALAGGRPVANFEGNQPADELEQWVGALVSQVGPQLKGLVDDNAPEQEDADPRLDRATEALNAGDFDAATAVYDEILAEDPTNADIKQAKATVAVLKRVNGQGEPEDDVEKLLWLADKEFVAGDPEAAFDRLLEHVKAEPRAKERLLELLTLLEPGDPRVIAARTRLASALF; encoded by the coding sequence ATGACCAACCCGCAGTTCACCGGCGGCGCGATCGACTTAGGAGCGCTCGCGGAGCGCAACGACGAGGCGCAGGCCGGCTTCGAGCCGTTCATCACGGTCACTGAGGCCAACGTTGAAAAGGGCGTGTTCGAACGCTCCATGCAGATCCCTGTGGTGCTGCTCATCGGCACGCCGCGCAGCCCAGACTCGGAGAGTTTGAAGGCGCAGTTTGAGAAGCTCTCGGCAGGCCAGCGCGCGTTCATGGTCGGCTACGTGGACGCGGACGCCACCCCACAGGTCGCCCAGGCCATGGGCGTGCGCGTGCTGCCCACCGTGGTCGCGCTCGCGGGCGGGCGCCCGGTGGCCAACTTTGAGGGCAACCAGCCGGCCGACGAGCTCGAGCAGTGGGTGGGCGCCCTGGTCAGCCAGGTGGGCCCGCAGCTTAAGGGGCTTGTCGACGACAACGCGCCCGAGCAGGAAGACGCCGACCCCCGCCTGGACCGCGCAACCGAGGCGCTCAACGCGGGCGACTTCGACGCAGCCACGGCGGTGTACGACGAGATCCTTGCGGAGGATCCCACCAACGCGGACATCAAGCAGGCCAAGGCGACCGTGGCTGTGCTCAAGAGGGTGAACGGGCAGGGGGAGCCGGAGGATGACGTCGAGAAGCTGCTGTGGCTCGCGGACAAGGAGTTTGTCGCAGGCGACCCGGAGGCGGCCTTCGACCGTCTGTTAGAGCACGTCAAGGCCGAGCCGCGCGCCAAGGAGCGCTTGCTGGAGCTGTTGACGCTGCTCGAGCCGGGCGACCCGCGCGTGATCGCGGCGCGCACCCGGCTCGCAAGCGCCCTGTTCTAG
- the glgB gene encoding 1,4-alpha-glucan branching protein GlgB, protein MNTDLLIPEGDRQRLIECKHHAPHDFYGWHRVGAGSVVRTRFLGAERVELLIHNGARAMEPIGDDIWAISLDDEHAPDYRFRVTYPGAEPRIVADAYHFLPTLGSLDLHLINEGRHERLWEVLGANVRSYETSLGEVRGTSFAVWAPNAQGVAVIGDFCGWNPNQYPMRSLGASGVWEIFIPGIGDGATYKYAIQTADGTRVDKADPLAKRTLTPPETVSVVAAPSEFEWTDSEWMNARAGIDPTNSAMSVYECHIGSWKQGSNYATLTEELVPYLVENGFTHVEFLPVAEHPFGGSWGYQVTGYYAPTARWGTPDEFRKLVDTLHANGIGVLVDWVPAHFPKDDFALARFDGTALYEHPDWRRGEQKDWGTYVFDFGRREVRNFLVANALYWCDEFHLDGLRVDAVASMLYLDYSREPGEWLPNQYGGREHWEAVQFLQEMNATVHREHPGVLTIAEESTAWPGVTAQTDADGLGFSLKWNMGWMNDTLEYFSLDPIHRSYHHNEITFSLVYAFSERYVLPFSHDEVVHGKGSLWTRMPGDDWNKAAGLRALYGYMFSHPGKQLLFMGCEWGQTTEWDEAHSVNWDNISDSWGHGYHRGVQRLVRDLNRVYRDTPALYSQDNTPMGFQWVKGDDAANNILAYIRWGVDATPVLAVVNLSGVSQPNYRLGLPEAGEWELLVNTDDAVYGGAGNDLPQVLTTEPTEWDRFEQSTELHVPAMSAQYYILRR, encoded by the coding sequence ATGAACACCGACCTGCTCATCCCCGAAGGCGACCGCCAGCGCCTCATCGAGTGCAAGCACCACGCGCCCCACGATTTCTACGGCTGGCACCGCGTGGGCGCAGGATCCGTCGTGCGCACCCGCTTCCTCGGCGCGGAGCGCGTGGAGCTGCTCATCCACAACGGCGCGCGCGCCATGGAACCCATCGGCGACGACATCTGGGCAATCTCGCTTGACGACGAGCACGCGCCCGACTACCGCTTCCGCGTCACCTACCCCGGCGCCGAACCGCGCATCGTGGCGGACGCGTACCACTTCCTGCCCACCCTGGGCTCGCTCGATCTCCACCTGATCAACGAGGGCCGCCACGAACGCCTCTGGGAGGTTCTCGGCGCGAACGTGCGCTCGTACGAGACCTCCCTGGGCGAGGTCCGCGGCACCTCCTTTGCCGTGTGGGCGCCGAACGCCCAGGGTGTGGCCGTCATCGGCGACTTCTGCGGGTGGAACCCCAACCAGTACCCCATGCGCTCCTTGGGTGCCTCCGGCGTGTGGGAGATTTTCATCCCCGGCATCGGCGACGGCGCGACCTACAAGTACGCCATCCAAACCGCCGACGGCACCCGCGTGGACAAGGCCGACCCACTGGCCAAGCGCACGCTGACCCCGCCGGAGACCGTCTCCGTGGTGGCCGCGCCGAGCGAATTCGAGTGGACCGACAGCGAGTGGATGAACGCGCGCGCCGGCATCGACCCCACTAACTCCGCCATGAGCGTCTACGAGTGCCACATCGGCTCCTGGAAGCAGGGCTCCAACTACGCCACCCTGACCGAGGAGCTCGTGCCCTACCTGGTGGAAAACGGCTTCACCCACGTGGAGTTTCTGCCCGTGGCCGAGCACCCCTTCGGCGGCTCCTGGGGCTACCAAGTCACCGGCTACTACGCCCCGACCGCGCGCTGGGGCACCCCGGACGAGTTCCGCAAACTCGTGGACACGCTGCACGCCAACGGCATCGGCGTGTTGGTGGACTGGGTGCCCGCCCACTTCCCCAAAGACGACTTCGCGCTCGCGCGTTTCGACGGCACCGCCCTCTACGAGCACCCCGACTGGCGCCGCGGCGAGCAGAAAGACTGGGGCACCTACGTCTTCGACTTCGGCCGCCGCGAAGTGCGCAACTTCCTGGTGGCAAACGCGCTGTACTGGTGCGATGAGTTCCACCTGGACGGCCTGCGCGTGGACGCGGTGGCCTCCATGCTCTACCTGGATTACTCCCGCGAGCCCGGCGAGTGGCTGCCCAACCAATACGGCGGACGCGAGCACTGGGAGGCCGTGCAGTTTTTGCAGGAGATGAACGCCACCGTGCACCGCGAGCACCCGGGTGTGCTCACCATCGCCGAGGAGTCCACCGCCTGGCCGGGCGTGACCGCGCAGACGGACGCTGACGGGCTGGGCTTTTCGTTGAAGTGGAACATGGGCTGGATGAACGACACCTTGGAGTACTTCTCCCTGGACCCCATCCACCGCTCCTACCACCACAACGAGATCACTTTCTCGCTGGTCTACGCGTTCTCCGAGCGCTACGTCCTGCCGTTTAGCCACGACGAGGTCGTCCACGGCAAGGGCTCGCTGTGGACCCGCATGCCCGGCGACGACTGGAACAAGGCCGCCGGCCTTCGCGCCCTCTACGGCTACATGTTCTCGCACCCGGGCAAGCAGCTGTTGTTCATGGGCTGCGAGTGGGGCCAGACCACCGAGTGGGACGAGGCCCACTCCGTCAACTGGGACAACATCTCCGATAGCTGGGGCCACGGCTACCACCGCGGCGTGCAGCGCCTCGTGCGCGACCTCAACCGCGTCTACCGCGACACCCCGGCGCTGTACTCGCAGGACAACACCCCGATGGGCTTCCAGTGGGTCAAGGGCGACGACGCCGCGAACAACATCCTCGCCTACATCCGCTGGGGCGTCGACGCCACCCCGGTGCTCGCCGTGGTGAACCTCTCTGGGGTTTCCCAGCCCAACTACCGCCTGGGTCTTCCCGAGGCCGGCGAGTGGGAGCTGTTAGTCAACACCGACGACGCCGTCTACGGTGGCGCCGGCAACGACCTGCCGCAGGTGCTCACCACCGAGCCGACCGAGTGGGACCGCTTCGAGCAGTCCACCGAGCTGCACGTACCGGCGATGAGCGCGCAGTACTACATCCTGCGCCGCTAG
- a CDS encoding maltotransferase domain-containing protein produces MVARFGIDDVRPHVSGRTLPAKAVVGEVVPVSALVWREGHDAIAATLVLVSPTGEQFTVPMHQEVYRPDYVHAVFIPREKGLWRYRVDAWSDVMATWRNAVEKKLAAGQTEKELANDIAHGADLFAAAIAQTPAPQVLESARTKLLDDTLPLADRIAPCVSTEVRDVLAEYPLRELVTRGPVADILVERREALVNSWYELFPRSTGGVDAMGNPVHGTWATTAAQLQRVADMGFDTVYFPPIHPIGEVNRKGRNNTLTPEDGDVGSPWAIGSKHGGHDAFDPNLGGEDEFLDMMDHANELGLEIALDFALQAAPDHPWAKEHPEFFTVLADGTIAYAENPPKKYQDIYPLNFDNAPEKLYAEIYRVLMYWVDLGVTTFRVDNPHTKPVDFWHWLIAKVHETDPDVVFLAEAFTRPPRMYGLSKAGFSQSYTHFTWKTTKAELTDFAQLLVDVADVSRPNLFVNTPDILHATLQQGGPAAFALRATLAATMSPLWGVYSGYELYEDRPVAEGSEEYHDSEKYQLRHRDFTAALAKGASLEPYLTLLNQIRRDNPALQQLRQIRFHDIANDQIIAYSKVDAETGNAVLVVINLDPSSTQEGMLRVDASAAGLNDGETFKVHDQITGERYTWTTAETGNFIRLAPEKNVAHIFRLPEVPSARREALAYRQISDHDYRP; encoded by the coding sequence ATGGTTGCTCGCTTTGGCATCGACGATGTGCGCCCCCACGTTTCCGGGCGCACGCTGCCCGCGAAGGCGGTGGTCGGCGAGGTCGTGCCCGTTTCGGCGCTGGTGTGGCGCGAGGGCCACGACGCGATCGCTGCGACACTGGTGCTGGTGTCGCCTACCGGCGAGCAGTTTACGGTGCCGATGCACCAGGAGGTCTACCGCCCGGATTACGTCCACGCCGTGTTCATCCCCCGCGAAAAGGGGCTGTGGCGCTACCGCGTGGACGCGTGGAGCGACGTGATGGCCACCTGGCGCAATGCGGTGGAAAAGAAGCTCGCCGCGGGCCAGACCGAAAAAGAGCTGGCCAACGACATCGCCCACGGCGCGGACCTGTTCGCCGCGGCCATCGCCCAGACCCCCGCGCCGCAGGTGCTGGAAAGCGCCCGCACAAAGCTTCTCGACGACACGCTCCCGCTCGCCGACCGCATCGCGCCGTGCGTCTCCACCGAGGTGCGCGACGTGCTGGCCGAGTACCCGCTGCGTGAGCTGGTCACCCGCGGGCCCGTGGCCGACATCCTGGTGGAGCGCCGCGAGGCGCTGGTGAACTCCTGGTACGAGCTGTTTCCCCGCTCCACCGGCGGCGTGGACGCGATGGGCAACCCGGTCCACGGCACCTGGGCCACCACCGCGGCGCAGCTTCAGCGCGTGGCGGACATGGGCTTCGACACCGTGTACTTCCCGCCGATCCACCCCATCGGCGAGGTCAACCGCAAGGGCCGGAACAACACGCTGACCCCGGAGGACGGCGACGTCGGCTCGCCGTGGGCGATCGGTTCCAAGCACGGCGGCCACGACGCCTTCGACCCGAACCTGGGCGGCGAGGACGAATTCCTCGACATGATGGACCACGCCAACGAGCTGGGCCTGGAAATCGCCCTCGACTTCGCGCTGCAAGCCGCCCCCGACCACCCGTGGGCCAAAGAGCACCCGGAGTTTTTCACCGTGCTCGCGGACGGCACCATTGCTTATGCCGAAAATCCGCCGAAGAAATACCAGGACATCTACCCGCTCAACTTCGACAACGCCCCGGAGAAGCTCTACGCGGAGATCTACCGCGTGCTCATGTACTGGGTGGACCTGGGCGTGACCACCTTCCGCGTGGACAACCCCCACACCAAGCCGGTGGATTTTTGGCACTGGCTGATTGCGAAGGTGCACGAGACCGACCCGGACGTGGTCTTCCTGGCGGAGGCGTTTACCCGCCCGCCGCGCATGTACGGGCTGTCCAAGGCCGGGTTCTCGCAGTCCTACACCCACTTCACGTGGAAGACCACCAAGGCGGAGCTGACCGATTTCGCCCAGCTGCTCGTGGACGTCGCCGATGTCTCCCGCCCCAACCTCTTCGTCAACACCCCCGACATCCTGCACGCCACGCTGCAACAGGGCGGCCCGGCAGCCTTTGCGCTGCGCGCCACGCTGGCTGCCACCATGAGCCCGCTGTGGGGCGTTTATTCTGGCTACGAGCTCTACGAGGACCGCCCCGTGGCCGAAGGCAGCGAGGAGTACCACGACAGCGAGAAGTACCAGCTGCGCCACCGCGACTTCACGGCCGCGCTGGCCAAGGGCGCGTCGCTCGAGCCGTACCTGACCCTGCTCAACCAGATCCGCCGCGATAACCCGGCGCTGCAGCAGCTGCGTCAGATCCGCTTCCACGACATCGCCAACGACCAGATCATCGCCTACTCCAAGGTGGACGCCGAGACCGGCAACGCGGTGCTTGTGGTGATCAACTTAGACCCCTCCTCCACCCAGGAGGGCATGCTGCGTGTCGACGCCTCCGCGGCAGGACTCAACGACGGAGAAACCTTCAAGGTGCACGACCAGATCACCGGCGAGCGCTACACCTGGACCACCGCCGAGACCGGCAACTTCATCCGTCTCGCGCCGGAGAAGAACGTCGCGCACATTTTCCGGTTGCCGGAGGTGCCTTCGGCTCGTCGAGAAGCACTTGCGTACCGTCAGATCTCAGACCACGACTACCGTCCCTAA